A genomic stretch from Arvicanthis niloticus isolate mArvNil1 chromosome 12, mArvNil1.pat.X, whole genome shotgun sequence includes:
- the Cldn1 gene encoding LOW QUALITY PROTEIN: claudin-1 (The sequence of the model RefSeq protein was modified relative to this genomic sequence to represent the inferred CDS: inserted 2 bases in 2 codons) yields the protein MANAGLQLLGFILASLGWIGSIVSTALPQWKIYSYAGDNIVTAQAIYEGLWMSCVSQSTGQIQCKVFDSLLNLNSTLQATRXLMVNCILLGLIAIFVSTIGHEIMRCXEDDEVQKMWMAVIGGIIFLISGLATLVATAWYGNRIVQEFYDPMTPVNARYEFGQALFTGWAASSFCLLGGALLSCSCPRKTTSYPTPRPYPKPTPSSGKDYV from the exons ATGGCCAACGCAGGGCTGCAGCTGCTGGGTTTCATCCTGGCTTCCCTGGGATGGATCGGCTCCATCGTCAGCACTGCCCTGCCCCAGTGGAAGATTTACTCCTATGCTGGGGACAACATCGTGACCGCCCAGGCCATCTATGAGGGACTGTGGATGTCCTGCGTTTCGCAAAGCACCGGGCAGATACAGTGCAAAGTCTTCGACTCCTTGCTGAATCTGAACA GTACACTGCAGGCAACCA GCCTGATGGTAAATTGCATTCTGCTGGGGCTGATTGCAATCTTCGTGTCCACCATTGGCCATGAAATCATGAGGT TGGAGGACGATGAGGTGCAGAAGATGTGGATGGCAGTCATTGGGGGcatcatatttttaatttcag GTCTGGCGACATTAGTGGCCACAGCATGGTATGGAAACAGAATTGTTCAAGAATTCTATGACCCCATGACCCCTGTCAATGCCAG GTATGAATTTGGCCAGGCCCTCTTTACTGGCTGGGCTGcttcctccttctgccttctgggAGGTGCCCTACTTTCCTGCTCCTGTCCCCGGAAAACAACCTCTTACCCAACACCACGGCCTTATCCCAAGCCAACACCTTCTAGTGGGAAAGACTACGTGTGA